The sequence CACTACACCATGGCACAGCACCTTGGTCCTCAAGCTGGACGGAACCATCGAGACCGGAATGCGGTCCCAGTTTGAGAACAACGACAATCTGGAGCTGATCTACGAGAACGGTCGCCCAAGCTACTACCGCGAAAAGTCTCCTCTTCTCAACTGGGCTGAAGAAAAGGGCGGCATCGTCGTTGACCCCATCTATCCAGCGGGTCTCACCATTCGCCCTGCCAATGGACCCGGATCCTTGACCATCGACGACATCGACACACAGAAAGTCCGCGCCCTTTCTGAGATCAACTCTCCTGTTATCCTACGCGGATTCGTCAAGAAGCCTGATCGTGAGCGATTCATTAACCTCAGCCACCAGTTTGGAACACCACTGCCATGGAAGTTTGGCTTGTTGCTTGAGGTCAAGGATCGAGGACTGGAGACAAGGGGTCTTAACAATGTCCTTTCGGCGGAGCCTATGCCCATGCATTATGATGGGTTGTTCAAGACAGTGAAGCAGGTTGATGAGAGTGGCAAGGAGGTTTTGGTTTCTACACCGCCACAGTATGTTTCTCTGGCCAACACATTAATTCACTCACTAACAACGGCTCCAGATTCCAGCTCTTTGAGGGTGCGACAGCATCTCCACGAGACACAGGATTCACCATCTTTGCCTCATCAACACTATTCTTCAAGTACCTCCCCAAGTGGCTCAAGGTCGACCACCTATCCAAGCTCACATGGAGCGTGTCAACTTCTTCCTTCGACCAAACCGTCCTGAAGGGCCTACCCCTTGTTGTACCACACCCAACCACAGAGAAGCCCTGCCTGCGCTACCATGAGCCATGGCCCCAGAGCAGGACTCAATTCGACGCCACAGACGTTATCATTGAAGGCCAAGAACCTGGTGAGAGTGCATCAATCTGCTCCGCTATCGATGCAACCCTCTACGATCGTAGAGTAGCGTACTATCACGCCTGGGACAAGGGAGACATTGTCGTCAGTGATAATGTTCTAATGATGCACACGAGGAGCGATTTCTCTGCGGGCATTGATCGAGAGCTTTGGAGAATTCACTTTGATTAGATCACTGGCAGGTAATCTCAGTACCAGGAGAAGAGTCACTGGATCAACAACGATGGAGTTAGTTTCAATTGGCGAATTGTACATTCAAGTTTGTGTTGGAAATATGAAAGGATATATATACACCCCCTGTTCGCCCTATGAGTGCTCTCCACAAGTGTCCTATGCCGCCAAACTGTCCAGTATTTTCGTCAATATGCTCTTTGGCTTGGGCTTTTCCCTCCTTGGCATCGACAGGTACATTCTGAGGGATGTAACAGTGATGCAATTATAGGTTCTGAGGCCCGAAATGTCTCGTTTGTTTGCCCATGCCTCGTAGAGGAACTCTTGATGCTGATATCCAGAATCCCGCTCTGAGATTTCGCTCGCCTCGTCGGGCATTTTGATAATC comes from Fusarium falciforme chromosome 11, complete sequence and encodes:
- a CDS encoding TauD domain-containing protein; translated protein: MAVADVTSYPPVQPSFLHDVAVDSMKPLASAVDTSALETSSKILDIIGRYRLNKGENIYASADQSVLKFIALIYTHVKAQQAVPLCLPAFPFKSPNSTSKVLGKLPDKAEEFALSHLNGMCQAIADIYPPGAKLTIISDGLVYNDLLGVPDKDVWGYGETLRALAASKGFAHISFARLRDLVDIDLPKELDEMTYVANASNFRRALLNTFSKPGWTWDEVRQAEDACMTYRGYIKFLQTDLETVYPIGEDRTKSRYKRGTEYIAKQMMARGDAFANAVRQKYPDHVRLSIHPSTGAVKLSISLLPTDSIYTTPWHSTLVLKLDGTIETGMRSQFENNDNLELIYENGRPSYYREKSPLLNWAEEKGGIVVDPIYPAGLTIRPANGPGSLTIDDIDTQKVRALSEINSPVILRGFVKKPDRERFINLSHQFGTPLPWKFGLLLEVKDRGLETRGLNNVLSAEPMPMHYDGLFKTVKQVDESGKEVLVSTPPQFQLFEGATASPRDTGFTIFASSTLFFKYLPKWLKVDHLSKLTWSVSTSSFDQTVLKGLPLVVPHPTTEKPCLRYHEPWPQSRTQFDATDVIIEGQEPGESASICSAIDATLYDRRVAYYHAWDKGDIVVSDNVLMMHTRSDFSAGIDRELWRIHFD